A window from Gottschalkiaceae bacterium SANA encodes these proteins:
- a CDS encoding TIGR00266 family protein: protein MRAHEVDYKLYGDDMQFVEIELDPGESVIAEAGAMMYMEDGIEMETIFGDGSQQSKSSGLMGKFLSAGKRVVTGESLFMTLFGNDASGKKHVAFAAPYPGSIIPVDLMNVNEELICQKDAFLCAAKGISMDIAFQKKLGTGFFGGEGFIMQRLRGDGMAFLHAGGTVVKRELRAGEALRVDTGCLVALTADVNYDIQFVGNVKSALFGGEGLFFATLRGPGTVWLQSLPFSRMADRIISHAPKAGGSSKGEGSLLGALGNMIDG, encoded by the coding sequence ATGAGAGCACATGAAGTAGATTATAAGTTGTATGGTGATGATATGCAGTTTGTTGAGATCGAGTTAGATCCGGGCGAGAGCGTGATTGCCGAGGCGGGTGCCATGATGTATATGGAAGACGGCATTGAAATGGAAACCATTTTTGGAGACGGAAGTCAACAATCAAAAAGTAGCGGCCTGATGGGGAAATTTTTGTCGGCGGGCAAACGAGTTGTAACGGGTGAAAGTCTGTTTATGACCTTGTTTGGAAATGATGCAAGCGGGAAAAAGCACGTTGCTTTTGCGGCACCGTATCCGGGCAGCATTATTCCGGTGGATTTGATGAATGTGAATGAGGAATTGATTTGTCAAAAAGATGCATTCCTTTGTGCAGCAAAGGGAATTTCAATGGATATTGCTTTCCAAAAGAAACTAGGTACCGGCTTCTTTGGCGGTGAAGGATTTATTATGCAGCGTCTAAGGGGAGATGGAATGGCTTTCTTACATGCTGGCGGAACCGTTGTAAAGCGTGAGTTGAGAGCGGGCGAAGCTCTACGGGTAGATACGGGCTGTTTGGTTGCCTTGACGGCGGATGTAAACTATGACATTCAGTTTGTCGGTAATGTAAAAAGCGCCTTATTTGGTGGTGAGGGCTTGTTCTTTGCGACCCTTAGAGGTCCAGGTACGGTATGGTTGCAGTCTTTGCCGTTTAGTCGTATGGCAGATCGTATTATTTCACATGCACCCAAGGCTGGTGGTTCGAGCAAGGGTGAAGGCAGCCTTTTAGGTGCTTTGGGAAATATGATTGATGGATAG
- a CDS encoding sensor domain-containing diguanylate cyclase, protein MKQFDNKRKNKISITISFIILLGFIVTVAINTISYDAIIREDIKNISKLSSSNIYSEINNELIKPIFVSLTMANDSFLKGWLESESVGEPDSEELIEYLDGLKLKYDYNSVFVISEKTKDYYHYKGVHKTIDPSDLHDQWYYNFIESGKLYELDVDVDEAQGNALTVFVNCRIEDENNQLMGVVGVGLEMKEVQGILGLFEDSYDLESFLVDQHGMVQVHTNNQLIESYNINEDETIRSFTDDIFANKTTLKTYRYNENGIDGYLITRYIEDLDWTLMVKKDTSILRRALYAQIGEVLIIVFIVILLVLLISNNVIKGFQDKMLVISKTDELTGLMNRRGFNQVLYESLKSGEMKETCFAVFIIDIDNFKNLNDQFGHLLGDKIISLLATHASKALKNQGIVSRWGGDEYVGIIYEDIETATQILSNMQESIAKDPDFGEYSVSISIGITASKHTDTPDIVMGRVDKGLYQSKEMGKNCISVV, encoded by the coding sequence ATGAAGCAGTTTGATAATAAACGGAAAAATAAGATCAGTATAACCATCAGCTTCATTATTTTACTTGGCTTTATTGTCACGGTTGCGATTAATACAATTTCGTATGATGCCATAATTAGAGAAGACATAAAAAACATTTCAAAGCTTTCCTCATCCAATATCTACTCTGAAATTAATAACGAGTTAATCAAACCGATTTTTGTGTCCTTAACAATGGCCAATGATAGTTTCTTGAAGGGTTGGTTAGAGAGTGAAAGTGTTGGTGAACCGGATTCTGAAGAGTTGATCGAATACTTGGACGGATTAAAGTTGAAATATGATTATAATTCTGTTTTCGTTATATCAGAAAAAACCAAAGACTATTATCATTATAAAGGTGTGCATAAAACAATCGATCCAAGTGATCTTCATGACCAGTGGTATTATAACTTTATAGAATCGGGGAAACTGTATGAATTGGATGTTGATGTTGATGAGGCCCAAGGCAATGCATTAACGGTTTTCGTTAATTGTAGGATCGAAGACGAAAACAATCAACTGATGGGAGTTGTTGGGGTCGGTTTGGAAATGAAAGAAGTACAAGGAATTTTGGGGCTTTTTGAAGACTCATATGACTTGGAAAGTTTTTTGGTTGATCAACATGGAATGGTTCAGGTACACACAAACAATCAATTGATAGAATCCTATAACATTAATGAAGATGAAACAATTCGTAGTTTCACAGATGATATTTTTGCAAATAAAACCACATTAAAGACATATCGATATAATGAGAATGGAATCGATGGATATTTGATCACAAGGTATATCGAAGACTTAGATTGGACCTTGATGGTGAAAAAGGATACGTCCATTCTTAGAAGAGCCTTGTATGCTCAGATTGGTGAAGTGTTGATTATTGTATTCATCGTTATTCTCCTGGTGCTTTTGATTAGCAATAATGTGATCAAGGGATTTCAAGATAAAATGTTGGTGATTTCAAAAACAGATGAATTAACGGGTTTAATGAATCGAAGGGGCTTTAACCAGGTCTTATATGAGTCGCTCAAGAGTGGGGAAATGAAAGAGACTTGCTTTGCTGTATTTATCATAGATATTGATAATTTCAAAAACTTGAATGATCAATTTGGACACCTTCTTGGTGACAAAATCATATCTTTGCTAGCTACCCATGCAAGTAAAGCCTTGAAAAATCAGGGGATTGTCTCGAGATGGGGCGGTGATGAGTATGTTGGAATTATTTACGAAGATATCGAGACGGCAACCCAAATCTTATCAAACATGCAGGAAAGTATTGCGAAAGATCCAGATTTTGGCGAGTATTCCGTATCGATCAGTATCGGAATCACCGCATCGAAGCATACCGATACACCTGATATTGTAATGGGTCGCGTTGACAAGGGGCTATATCAGTCGAAAGAAATGGGCAAAAACTGCATCTCCGTTGTGTGA
- a CDS encoding D-cysteine desulfhydrase, protein MRIEDLKKVSLGHYPTPLEKMKNLSKNLGMGELFIKRDDTTGPAIGGNKTRKLEYLLQEAIESGCTAVLTYGGTQTNHGRTTVGAAIKLGLKPILILKGEDPGYLSGNLTLDALMGADLYFVSEENDQEMAANEVIKEYERAGDKVYVVPMGGSNYLGAVGYIMSVKEIMKQMEDQVLTIDHVVCTVGSMGTYAGMLIGAKYFDAPFDVIGIPVMPEEKDAEVLEYANEICSYFELDIRITEYDIKIAYGPANAPYAGEAYNQPDPITRDAIMMLAKSEAIMLDPTYTGKTFRGFVDLIQAGDWIKPHENAMFLHTGGTVALWTKEHLDDMQKQLRDNCRTSAWCCEQSKL, encoded by the coding sequence ATGAGAATTGAAGATCTGAAAAAAGTGAGTCTGGGTCATTATCCAACTCCATTGGAAAAGATGAAGAACCTTTCAAAAAATCTTGGAATGGGCGAATTATTTATTAAGCGGGATGATACTACGGGTCCTGCTATAGGCGGAAATAAAACTCGAAAGCTTGAGTATCTTTTGCAAGAGGCGATTGAAAGCGGATGTACAGCCGTTCTGACATACGGTGGAACACAGACCAATCATGGTCGAACAACAGTTGGTGCTGCAATCAAATTGGGCTTAAAGCCAATTTTAATCCTCAAGGGTGAAGACCCAGGCTATCTTTCTGGTAATTTGACGCTAGATGCCTTAATGGGAGCAGATCTCTATTTTGTGTCGGAAGAAAACGATCAAGAGATGGCGGCAAATGAAGTAATTAAAGAATACGAAAGAGCTGGAGACAAGGTTTATGTTGTTCCCATGGGTGGGTCAAATTACCTGGGAGCTGTTGGGTATATCATGTCTGTCAAAGAGATTATGAAGCAGATGGAAGACCAAGTTTTGACGATTGACCATGTGGTATGCACGGTGGGTTCAATGGGTACCTATGCCGGCATGCTGATTGGAGCCAAGTATTTTGATGCGCCCTTTGATGTGATTGGGATTCCTGTGATGCCTGAAGAAAAAGACGCTGAGGTGTTGGAATATGCCAATGAGATTTGTTCGTATTTTGAACTTGATATCAGGATTACAGAGTATGATATAAAAATTGCCTATGGTCCTGCAAATGCTCCCTACGCTGGCGAGGCCTATAATCAACCGGATCCAATTACTAGAGATGCAATTATGATGTTGGCCAAGAGCGAGGCGATTATGCTGGATCCAACCTATACTGGGAAGACCTTTCGTGGATTTGTTGACTTGATTCAAGCTGGCGACTGGATTAAGCCCCATGAGAATGCAATGTTTCTCCATACCGGTGGAACCGTAGCACTTTGGACAAAAGAGCATTTGGATGATATGCAGAAGCAATTGCGAGACAACTGCAGGACAAGTGCGTGGTGTTGTGAGCAATCGAAACTATAG
- a CDS encoding CGGC domain-containing protein gives MKKVGIIRCQQTEDYCPGTTDFKMAQHGAGGFEELGPVEIVGFVSCGGCPGKRSIGRVQVMVDRGIDAIAFASCIKKGNPIGIPCPHYQEMKDAIEKRFGDKIQIIEWTH, from the coding sequence ATGAAAAAAGTAGGAATTATTCGGTGTCAACAAACCGAAGATTATTGCCCGGGAACCACGGATTTTAAGATGGCACAGCATGGAGCAGGTGGTTTTGAAGAACTGGGTCCTGTTGAGATTGTTGGATTTGTTTCATGTGGTGGCTGCCCAGGGAAAAGGTCTATAGGACGAGTTCAGGTGATGGTAGATCGAGGGATCGATGCAATTGCATTTGCGTCCTGTATCAAAAAAGGAAATCCCATAGGAATTCCTTGTCCGCATTATCAAGAGATGAAAGATGCCATTGAAAAAAGATTTGGAGACAAGATTCAGATCATTGAATGGACACATTAA
- a CDS encoding 4Fe-4S dicluster domain-containing protein: protein MERYKRTIISIDEDKCNGCGLCVTACHEGAIQMIDGKAKMMSDQYCDGLGDCLPSCPTGAITMIEREADAYNEELVMARMAEKKAAEPTSCEGFADAMPSIPCGCPGSAAQSIQREEPKTQAAPLQQAVDFQTVPSQLKQWPVELELINPYADYLQGADLLIAADCTAYAYGNFHAEFIKGRVTVIGCPKLDNIAAHTQKLTEIVKANALKSITVVRMSVPCCGGIVKAAQQAMLNAQKIVPYREVVIGPDGTIVSE from the coding sequence ATGGAACGTTATAAGAGAACGATTATAAGCATTGATGAAGATAAATGCAACGGATGTGGCCTTTGTGTAACAGCATGCCACGAGGGTGCGATTCAAATGATTGATGGAAAAGCAAAAATGATGTCGGATCAATATTGCGATGGATTGGGCGATTGCCTGCCTTCATGCCCAACAGGTGCCATTACTATGATTGAACGAGAAGCGGATGCCTATAACGAAGAATTGGTTATGGCAAGAATGGCGGAGAAAAAAGCGGCAGAGCCTACAAGTTGCGAAGGATTTGCAGATGCAATGCCAAGTATTCCATGCGGTTGTCCCGGTTCAGCAGCCCAATCGATTCAAAGAGAAGAGCCAAAGACTCAAGCAGCACCGCTACAACAAGCAGTTGATTTTCAAACTGTGCCGTCACAATTGAAACAATGGCCGGTGGAACTGGAATTGATCAACCCCTATGCGGATTATTTGCAGGGTGCTGACCTATTGATTGCTGCGGACTGTACCGCCTACGCGTACGGAAACTTCCATGCAGAATTTATTAAAGGTCGTGTAACTGTGATTGGATGTCCCAAGTTGGATAATATCGCAGCCCATACTCAAAAGTTGACTGAAATTGTGAAGGCGAATGCCTTGAAGAGCATTACAGTAGTCAGAATGTCAGTGCCATGCTGTGGTGGCATTGTGAAGGCGGCTCAGCAGGCTATGCTGAATGCACAAAAGATTGTGCCTTACCGTGAAGTGGTGATTGGACCAGACGGAACCATTGTTTCCGAATAA
- a CDS encoding Crp/Fnr family transcriptional regulator: MEKWKSTILQSKLFQDFHENELESFITKAHGNLESFQKGQIVANEETPCTHIGIVISGIIDVQKTYPSGKFITINHLEKGEMFGEVIVFSNRKTFPATLIAQSKSQVYFLKKEELMQLNQTYPLLMENFMKVLSQKILILNQRVKSLSYHTLRQRIIDYLLEIYKKQNAMMFQLPVSRKQMADRLGTTRPSLSRELAKMKDEGLIDYEKNGFKILDLERLEAVLFE, from the coding sequence TTGGAAAAATGGAAATCCACGATCCTACAATCAAAACTTTTTCAAGACTTTCATGAAAACGAATTAGAATCGTTCATCACGAAAGCACACGGCAACCTTGAGTCTTTTCAAAAGGGACAAATTGTTGCAAATGAAGAAACGCCCTGCACCCATATCGGCATCGTTATTTCAGGAATCATAGACGTACAAAAAACGTACCCCTCTGGAAAATTTATAACCATCAACCACCTTGAAAAAGGAGAGATGTTTGGCGAGGTCATCGTCTTTTCGAACAGAAAAACCTTTCCAGCCACACTGATTGCTCAAAGCAAATCTCAAGTATATTTTCTAAAGAAAGAAGAGCTCATGCAGCTGAATCAAACGTATCCATTGTTGATGGAAAACTTTATGAAAGTACTTTCTCAAAAAATATTAATCCTAAATCAACGAGTGAAAAGCTTATCGTACCACACCTTAAGGCAACGAATCATTGATTATCTTTTAGAAATCTACAAAAAACAAAATGCCATGATGTTTCAACTCCCCGTTTCACGCAAGCAAATGGCTGACCGTCTGGGAACAACCCGGCCATCACTATCTCGTGAATTGGCAAAAATGAAAGACGAAGGACTCATCGATTACGAAAAAAATGGCTTCAAGATCTTGGATCTAGAGCGATTAGAAGCGGTCTTATTTGAATAA
- the putP gene encoding sodium/proline symporter PutP — translation MTTRQAGILTIFFFYILMMLGIGWLYYRKTEKLSDYIIGDRKLNYWVTALSSQASDMSGWLLMGLPGYAYTSGMEAVWIALGLLVGTWANWKFVAKRLRILTEKMGNAITLSSYFQNRFKETSPRLRIISAVVILVFFLIYTASGLVAGGKLFSSVFGMSYTVSLTIGTLVIIGYTFLGGFMAVCWTDFFQGILMFLALIIVPIVCVGKIGGIGLTLAELKEINVELLNAFTYMDGTAMGGLAIASLLAWGLGYFGQPHILTRFMAIEKIGELKNARRVAMTWVVFSLIAAVLIGMIGLVYLGGTLEGSSETIFIQMVERTFPTVIAGILLAAILAAIMSTADSQLLVTSSALIEDLLKVFSKKEFAEKTYVWLSRGTVIAVAFFAYLLAWNPENSVLDLVAYAWAGFGASFGPVVLISIYWKKMTGNGALAGMVIGGATVLIWRNMSGGLFDLYELLPAFILASLAIFLVSAMDQKNAINLDVEFKEIEKIHE, via the coding sequence ATGACCACAAGACAAGCAGGAATTTTAACCATCTTTTTCTTTTACATTTTAATGATGCTAGGCATCGGCTGGCTCTATTACCGAAAAACCGAGAAACTATCCGACTACATCATCGGTGACCGGAAACTAAACTACTGGGTAACCGCCCTCAGTTCTCAAGCCTCCGACATGAGCGGCTGGCTTTTAATGGGTCTCCCCGGCTACGCCTATACCTCGGGTATGGAAGCAGTCTGGATTGCCCTCGGCCTTTTAGTTGGTACCTGGGCGAATTGGAAATTTGTCGCCAAAAGATTGCGTATCCTGACAGAAAAAATGGGCAACGCCATTACCCTTTCTTCCTATTTTCAAAACCGATTCAAAGAAACGTCTCCACGACTTCGAATTATTTCCGCTGTGGTGATTTTAGTCTTCTTCCTGATCTACACGGCGTCCGGTTTGGTTGCCGGCGGAAAACTTTTTAGCTCGGTGTTTGGCATGTCTTATACGGTTTCATTGACCATTGGCACCCTAGTCATTATCGGCTATACCTTCCTGGGTGGATTTATGGCTGTATGTTGGACAGACTTCTTTCAGGGAATCTTGATGTTCTTGGCCCTGATTATTGTTCCCATTGTTTGCGTTGGAAAGATTGGCGGTATCGGCCTTACCCTAGCAGAATTGAAGGAAATCAACGTAGAACTCTTAAACGCCTTTACCTATATGGACGGTACAGCCATGGGTGGTCTTGCCATAGCAAGCCTGTTGGCTTGGGGACTTGGCTACTTCGGACAACCTCATATTCTAACCCGATTTATGGCCATCGAAAAGATCGGTGAATTGAAAAATGCGCGGAGGGTTGCCATGACTTGGGTTGTTTTCTCCCTGATTGCAGCAGTTTTGATCGGCATGATCGGTTTGGTTTACTTAGGCGGAACACTCGAAGGATCAAGCGAAACAATCTTCATTCAAATGGTAGAAAGAACCTTCCCAACAGTCATTGCCGGCATTCTTTTGGCAGCGATTTTAGCGGCGATTATGTCCACTGCAGACAGCCAATTACTGGTAACAAGTTCCGCTTTGATCGAAGACCTCTTGAAAGTTTTCTCGAAAAAAGAATTCGCAGAAAAGACCTATGTATGGCTGAGTCGGGGCACCGTTATTGCCGTTGCCTTCTTCGCCTACCTCTTGGCCTGGAACCCTGAAAACTCGGTACTAGACCTGGTCGCTTATGCCTGGGCAGGTTTCGGAGCCAGCTTTGGCCCCGTCGTGTTGATATCGATATATTGGAAAAAAATGACTGGGAATGGTGCCTTAGCCGGCATGGTTATCGGTGGCGCCACCGTATTGATTTGGAGAAACATGTCTGGCGGCCTTTTTGACCTCTATGAATTGCTCCCTGCTTTCATTCTCGCTTCTCTGGCAATTTTCCTTGTCAGCGCTATGGAT